A single Paenibacillus sp. FSL R5-0517 DNA region contains:
- a CDS encoding LL-diaminopimelate aminotransferase encodes MSIDKYQETYIQTNFADRIGGSNYGKDTNIYKFEKIKRAKASAKKDFPDVELIDLGVGEPDEMADAGIVAALAEEASRPENRGYADNGIPEFKAAAASYLKNVFNVEGIDADTEIVHSIGSKPALAMMPSCFINPGDVTIMTVPGYPVMGTHTKYLGGEVFNIQLTKENNFLPDLTAIPEDIAKRAKLLYLNYPNNPTGASATVEFFTEVVEWAKKYNVVVVHDAPYAALTYDGKKPFSFLSVPGAKDVGVELHSLSKSYNMTGWRIGFVAGNPLVVKAFSDVKDNNDSGQFIAIQKAAAYGLNHPEITEKIAEKYSRRHDMLVAALNELGFQAEKPKGSFFLYVEAPKGVVGGRRFESGEDFSQFLIREKLISSVPWDDAGNFVRFSVTFEAKGEEEEKRVIAEIKRRLSDVQFEF; translated from the coding sequence ATGAGTATCGATAAATACCAAGAAACTTACATTCAGACTAATTTTGCCGACCGTATCGGTGGCTCCAACTATGGTAAAGACACGAACATTTATAAATTCGAGAAAATCAAACGTGCCAAAGCTTCGGCCAAAAAAGATTTTCCCGATGTGGAACTGATTGACCTTGGTGTAGGTGAACCGGATGAAATGGCGGATGCAGGCATTGTAGCTGCACTTGCTGAAGAAGCTTCCAGACCTGAGAACCGTGGTTATGCCGACAATGGTATTCCTGAATTCAAGGCTGCTGCTGCTTCTTACCTGAAAAACGTATTTAACGTAGAAGGTATCGATGCTGATACTGAAATCGTGCACTCCATTGGTTCCAAACCGGCTTTGGCGATGATGCCTTCATGCTTCATCAATCCGGGTGATGTGACAATCATGACCGTTCCAGGTTACCCGGTTATGGGTACACACACTAAATATCTGGGTGGAGAAGTGTTCAACATTCAATTGACGAAAGAGAACAACTTTCTGCCTGATCTGACGGCTATTCCGGAGGACATCGCAAAGCGTGCGAAGTTGCTCTACCTGAACTACCCGAACAACCCAACAGGCGCAAGCGCAACGGTGGAGTTCTTCACTGAAGTTGTTGAGTGGGCTAAGAAATATAACGTAGTGGTTGTACATGATGCGCCATACGCAGCATTGACGTATGATGGCAAAAAACCATTCAGCTTCCTGTCCGTACCTGGAGCGAAGGATGTCGGCGTAGAACTGCACTCTCTATCCAAGTCCTACAACATGACGGGTTGGAGAATCGGATTCGTAGCGGGTAACCCGCTTGTAGTCAAAGCATTCAGCGACGTGAAGGACAACAATGACTCCGGTCAGTTCATCGCGATTCAAAAGGCTGCTGCTTATGGATTGAATCACCCAGAAATTACGGAGAAAATTGCAGAGAAATATTCCCGTCGTCACGACATGCTCGTTGCCGCATTGAACGAACTGGGCTTCCAGGCTGAAAAACCTAAAGGTTCATTCTTCCTGTATGTGGAAGCACCAAAAGGTGTGGTTGGCGGACGTCGCTTTGAATCCGGTGAAGATTTCTCCCAATTCCTGATCCGTGAGAAATTGATCTCATCCGTACCTTGGGATGATGCTGGTAACTTTGTTCGTTTCTCCGTAACCTTTGAAGCTAAAGGTGAAGAAGAAGAGAAACGCGTTATTGCTGAGATCAAACGTCGTCTGAGCGACGTGCAATTCGAATTTTAA
- a CDS encoding RluA family pseudouridine synthase, with translation MNIMSNPNKEQINDEELMNGNERMEWTVAAEHKKERIDKYITEAVDNVSRSQVQLWIGDGMVTVNGAVVKANAKLSEGDLVELQIPEPTAVEIVAEDIPLEVVYEDSDLIVINKQRGLVVHPAPGHTSGTLVNALMYHCNDLSGINGELRPGIVHRIDKDTSGLIMAAKNDRAHASLAAQLKDHTVNRRYIALVHGHLNHDQGTIDAPIGRDTNDRKMYTVTDRNSKHAVTHFTVTERIKDYTLLELKLETGRTHQIRVHMKFIGHPLVGDPTYGRNKGIKMQGQALHAAVLGFVHPTTGEYLEFSAPLPQDMEDVLASLRSR, from the coding sequence ATGAACATCATGAGTAATCCGAATAAGGAACAGATTAACGACGAAGAACTAATGAATGGCAATGAACGTATGGAATGGACCGTTGCCGCTGAACATAAAAAAGAACGAATTGACAAATATATTACGGAAGCGGTAGATAACGTATCTCGCTCCCAAGTTCAATTGTGGATCGGAGACGGAATGGTTACGGTAAATGGTGCTGTGGTTAAAGCCAATGCCAAGTTATCCGAAGGGGATCTGGTCGAGTTACAGATTCCAGAACCAACTGCTGTGGAGATCGTTGCCGAAGATATTCCACTGGAAGTGGTATATGAAGATAGCGACTTGATCGTGATTAACAAACAGCGTGGTCTTGTGGTGCATCCAGCACCAGGACATACGTCCGGTACCCTCGTTAATGCACTCATGTATCACTGCAATGACCTCTCGGGTATTAATGGGGAGTTGCGCCCTGGTATTGTGCATCGTATCGATAAGGATACATCCGGCCTGATCATGGCTGCCAAGAACGATCGTGCTCATGCATCACTGGCTGCTCAGTTGAAAGACCATACGGTGAATAGACGTTATATTGCGCTCGTGCATGGTCATCTTAACCATGATCAAGGGACCATTGATGCACCAATTGGACGAGATACCAATGACCGCAAAATGTATACGGTCACGGATCGTAACAGTAAACATGCCGTTACGCATTTTACCGTTACAGAGCGCATTAAAGATTACACCTTACTTGAACTGAAACTGGAGACAGGACGTACTCACCAGATTCGGGTTCACATGAAATTTATTGGTCACCCGCTTGTAGGAGATCCAACGTACGGACGGAATAAAGGCATCAAAATGCAAGGACAGGCACTTCATGCGGCCGTTCTTGGATTTGTGCATCCAACAACGGGAGAATACCTTGAATTCTCAGCTCCACTTCCTCAGGATATGGAAGACGTTCTGGCCTCACTACGCAGTCGTTAA
- the lspA gene encoding signal peptidase II, with product MVYYILAFIVFLLDQGTKYLIATRMELREEIPVIGNFFVITSHRNSGAAFGILQDQRWFFIVVTLIVVVALIWYLQKVKDTPHKLLPVALSLVLGGAIGNFLDRALTGEVVDFVQLNFGSYTFPIFNIADSAICIGVALIIVETLLEGRREKAAAKIEGNEHHE from the coding sequence GTGGTGTATTATATCCTCGCTTTTATCGTATTTTTATTGGATCAGGGAACCAAGTATCTGATTGCAACCCGGATGGAACTCAGAGAAGAAATTCCGGTAATCGGCAATTTCTTTGTCATCACATCACATCGTAACTCAGGAGCAGCTTTTGGCATTCTGCAGGACCAGCGTTGGTTCTTTATCGTGGTTACGTTGATTGTGGTCGTTGCCTTGATTTGGTATTTGCAAAAAGTAAAAGATACCCCGCACAAATTGCTGCCTGTGGCGCTTAGTTTGGTGCTTGGTGGAGCAATTGGCAACTTCCTTGACCGGGCATTGACCGGAGAAGTTGTGGATTTTGTACAACTTAATTTTGGAAGTTATACGTTTCCCATTTTTAACATCGCAGACTCGGCAATCTGCATCGGTGTAGCGTTGATCATTGTGGAGACGTTACTTGAAGGACGGCGCGAAAAAGCTGCCGCGAAGATTGAAGGGAATGAACATCATGAGTAA
- a CDS encoding TraR/DksA C4-type zinc finger protein produces MSHFTAEQLHFLRSQLMSDKRDIEHRLSENEHYGLGDSLKLQTGELSPIDNHPGDLATEVYEREKDISLLEHDEFQLERIDSALHSIEEGHYGTCAVCQQPIPYERMEAVPYTKYCKKHQPETVVSENRPVEEEFLAPAFGRTSLDERDDQNGFDGEDAWQIVESWGTSNSPAMAEGRDIDSYDVMAIEATDEVEGCVEAYESFVATDIYGHDVSIVRNRQYRQYLENREGEGLLEPDMETDDIY; encoded by the coding sequence ATGTCACATTTTACTGCCGAACAACTGCATTTTTTACGTTCCCAATTGATGTCCGATAAGCGCGATATTGAACATAGACTGTCGGAAAACGAGCATTATGGCCTTGGAGACTCCCTTAAACTACAGACAGGTGAACTATCACCGATTGATAACCATCCTGGCGACTTAGCCACGGAAGTGTATGAGCGCGAAAAGGATATTTCCCTGTTGGAACATGATGAATTCCAATTGGAGCGAATCGATTCTGCACTGCACTCCATCGAAGAAGGACATTATGGTACATGTGCAGTCTGCCAGCAACCCATTCCTTATGAACGCATGGAAGCTGTTCCTTATACGAAATACTGCAAAAAACATCAACCGGAAACCGTTGTCTCCGAAAACCGCCCTGTAGAGGAAGAGTTCCTCGCCCCGGCATTCGGTCGAACCAGTCTGGACGAGCGTGATGACCAAAACGGCTTCGATGGTGAGGACGCTTGGCAGATTGTTGAAAGCTGGGGCACATCGAACTCGCCAGCCATGGCTGAAGGACGCGATATCGACAGCTATGATGTTATGGCCATTGAAGCCACCGATGAAGTGGAGGGCTGCGTTGAAGCGTACGAAAGCTTCGTTGCAACAGACATCTATGGTCATGACGTATCCATCGTGCGCAATCGGCAATATCGCCAGTATCTGGAGAACCGTGAGGGCGAGGGTCTGTTAGAACCGGATATGGAGACGGATGACATTTACTAA